In the genome of Pangasianodon hypophthalmus isolate fPanHyp1 chromosome 24, fPanHyp1.pri, whole genome shotgun sequence, the window TAGTTTTGTGCATAAACCGTGTGTACGCATGTTTCTAGGCATTAAATGGGATTCATCAAGTTTTGCTAATgcatgaggatgtgtgtatatttccACACACTCCTGACCATGTGCATGCAGGAGcccctagtggtagaaaagtgtaatagcagataaactgattttaaGGAACTTCCATTCCACTTATTGTTCATCATCATTTCGGTGCTCACACGAtgcagacagatgaacagacttAATGTAAAGTGAAATCCTATAAAAGGCACATTTAAAGATGGATTGGGATTATGCCGTGTTTAAAGATTTGGCTCAGGCAGCATTgaacacactccagcacactCCTTCGTccttcacaacacacacacacacacacacactgatactaTACATACTCCAACACACTCCTtcattacagcacacacacactctgatagtGTACACACTCCTTCATccttcacaacacacacacactgatagtgTACACACTCCAGCACACTCCTTCGTccttcacaacacacacacacacacacacacacactgatactgtacATACTCCAACACACTCCTtcattacagcacacacacactctgatagtGTACACACTCCTTCATccttcacaacacacacacactgatagtgTACACACTCCAGCACACTCCTTCACTACAActcacactaaaacacacacactcatagtgtgcacattaaacacacactccttctctaCAACACTTACCCTCATACTGCACACAATAATGTACACGGTAATGACACACTCTGtccctgcaacacacacacttgcacacactaaTGTCATTtatgctataaataaataaatctgtcagAGAGTTTTAATATgtatgtctctgtgtctctgcagtTCGTTCCGAGGCATCACTGTTCCAGAAACACTCGTCATCTCCAGCGGTGGTGTGTCATGCTACAGGTTTCTTCCCCAAAGCAGTGATGATCTCCTGGCAGAAGGACGGAGAGGACGTGCAGGAGGACGTGGAGCTCAGAGAGACGTTACCCAACCAGGATGGAAGCTTCCAGAAGAGAAGCATTCTgacagttccagctgaagagcTGCAGAAACACACCTACACCTGCGTGATTCAGCACAGCAGCTTGGAGAAGGAGTTAGTGCTGCCTGTGAGAGGTCGGAGAAACACTTTCCTCTAAAACTCCAGATTTACAGCTGATTTATTGCTGCAGCAGATAATAAAGTCTCTGTGCTGATTTAACAGGTGGAGGATCAGATGGAGGATCAGATGGAGGGCAGAAATGTGTCATTGCTGCTATAGTCGTGGTTCCCATGGTTCtttttgctgttgctgctgGATTTGTGATCTGGAAGAAAAGGAAGTCTggggagaggaagaaagaaacaaaaaataagttCAGCAGAGCAACTGGAGACATTGAACTTGAACTTGGATCTTGTCACATGGACAGAGACGTCAGGAAGGAGCTGGGATGATTCAGCAGCCAATGGACACTTTGCAGTTTGGAAGGATTGCCCTGGACATGACCTTATTCCATGAAACTTTACAAAATCCCTTCAAATAAGGTCATGAGATGAGTGAAAGCAGGAGGTATAAAGAAATTGGGTTTTAAGTGTACAGGAGGTGTGGGAGTAAGACCAGGAGGAGGAACAGTAGGAGCTGAGGGAGAGCAGAggggtgtgtgcgtgttgttCACTCAGACAGGTGAACCTGGTCATGGAGAGAGGCTTTACTACCGGACATCTTTGTAAGACTGATGGAACATCTGCGATTGTGAGTATGTAATGGTGATCTTTTTTGAAGAAGATGATCTTGTCACTGTAACCTTATAAGTGCAATTACAGTCATGGGGAAAAtaaagtacaataaataaaaacatagaattgatggacaatgtactttctttttccatggCTGTATGTGAAAGAATATACAAATTCCTGGAAGTTATCTGCTTAGAGAATGTGGCTGTCCTGATGCTTCATtgtattattactacagtattaTGTACTTctatttatgcattatgcataaTTTTACTAGATTCCAGGTGGCAGAAATGTGTTAATAGGGAAAATCATGTAAATGAGCAACTacagtgtcccaaaagtcttcatACACAGGGAACTGTGTTTGCCAGCACTGTGtaggttgtgccttcgtcagtggctGTCTTTCACTTGGAAGTGGATGTCACTTCCGgtcttttgaatttgttaattaagtttggcaacagtgttgtgtgtgatgtgcttgctatgtttcctgttaaaatcCATCGCAaccttcccgatccagccatgagaatgatttcagtatgttcttcttttgtcaaaggcattcttaaaggctatctgaaaaaaataaataaataaaaatatatgtatatatatatatatatatatattatttgtacTGATCAATAAAGTTTCTTTTTAATGGTAGAGAAGATGGGCtgtgttctttttctcttaaaTGTAACCTTATTCATGACAAAGTATGTACACAATACATACAGTAGTATGCAGAATCTAACACCAGGCTTTGGGTGAAGCTAATCCATTTTAAACTggaggtatttatttatttatttatttttataaacctttactaattaaatgtttatcaacattaaatgttttgcTACATATAACTTCATTCTATTTTTTTGTGACAACCactaatgtggaaaaaaatgtgcagaCAAATCTGTTATACtacattctgtttaaaaaaaaaaaacctttatgtTCTAGGTCAGTAGTGAAGAAACAGGAATATTGTAAAACGCTGAATGTTTTTCTACTCCTGTATAATTtggttgtgcattttgagaagAACCAAACTTTTCAGATCATCAGATGAAACCCAGCACTGACATCAAGTTAACATGTCACTTAAATCCATTCAGCTGTGGTCAAGGGTTTGACTGTTAACACTTAGCTTTACATCAGAACATTCAGACCTCACCTACCTAATCATAATCAAGGAAAGGATTAGGTGGGAATGGAGATGGGGATTCTTAAAGAATCAGTGCCAGAAATATGAGATGACTGATTGTGAGTATAATGTATTTGTCAAGTCAGCTTTATTCTCATATCATTCAGGTTTTACAGTAtacaaaaacaattacaatctCGTGCTACAGTAACCTGCTCCTCCAGCACAACAATGTGCAGACAGagcatacacaaaaacacaagacaGTTGCATGTATATAGGAAAAAGGCATTGCACATATCAATAGTGCAGACTATATTAGATGGTATAGAGGATACAATAGTGTCTTATAAAGTAGTGATACAGAGGTATGTGGATGATTGTTTACCATCAAACAGtgcaaaaacatacagtaaactATGTGAAATAGTAATACATCATGCAGagtatacacatatacacacacaggagacaGCATGTGTCATTTAGCCAAACACATGCAGGGGAAAGGTATTTCAGTGCAGCACAGTCACATCCATAACACGTCCCCATGCACAGCACTTTTACTGAAGCACTGAGCAGAATTTCAGCAGCGCTGGAAACGATTCGCTGAAACCCACTTCTTTTCCAAGTTGTACTTTTGGGCTTGTTAGACAGATTCCGAAGGATTTGAGTACTCCACAAGTTTCTGAACCTTTCTTGCGTTTTTCACGTGTGCATTCGTCTTAGCGTGTTAGCATGCACTGCCACTGACTCAGTTTTGCTGCTTCTTTTCAACTTGTCATCAAGTCCAAATTTGTTCGAGCGTCCCAACGATTATAGCTCATGAAAAGGCCAGTTCAACTGTTTAACTAACTCATTTTGAAGGAGTAAAGTCTAAAGGCCATACagaaaaaattataacatgTAAATTCTCAGGCGCCATCTTGCCTCCGCCTcggccttcttcttcttcttcttcttctgttgtttATTGACGGTTGGCAAACACCTTATAGGTGCATGACCGCCACcttgtggagtggagtgtggatCAGCATGGCTACCTACTACTAACTCCTACTAAATCCTTCTGCAGAGTCCAGTACTTTCTAAAAACAGGAAACTTGCTTTGTAAACTACATATCCAGAACTCCTTCTTAGGATTTCTTTTATATCGAGtaccattttatttgttttaatacaatccttaaatctctctctgtcctccctATATTTGGGACAATGTACAAACACATGCTCTACAGTTTCTGATGCTTACAGTAGCCTAGCCATTAGCatgtttcttcattattttcagtgtaCTGTTCAGTCCTGTATGACCAAGCTTCATTCTAGAAATCATATCCTCCTCCCTCCTATTTCTGTAACTATTTCTTGTTTCACCTACTTTCCTTTGGATGATATAGTAGTTTCGACCCTTACTTTCTGCATCCCATTCCTCTTGCCATTTCCTTTTGACTCCTGATTTGATTATACTTTTAACCTCAGATTTGCTATATTTTACTGTTAGCTCTATTTCTTCATGCTTAATTGcactttttgcatatttgtgcaGGAATCCATATGAAATTGATTGTTATACCTGCATAACTCCgcctccttcttcttcatcttcttcatatGAGGTTTTATGGCGAACCAGCTTCCGGTGCATTACCGCCGCCTACTGGACTGGAGTGTGAAACATCCGTCCGTCTCCCTGGTTACCTACGTAAGCGTTAAACACCTGCATGAGCGCGCGCACCTGTTTCATATCGGCTCACGTGAACTTTACCTGACTGACTTTATTTTCCCTCGCTAAAGCTCTGAGCACTGCTACAGCATTGGTGTTCTTAGCTCTAGTATTATTTAAACCCTTCATAATGGACCACCACATCGCTCTGATGATTTTAATCATGCTTCCTTGTGGAGTGTCGGCAGGTGAGTTTTTTTCTTAACCTCGCTGTAGTTCCGTtagccaacaacaacaacaacaacaacaaccaccaccaccaccggTAACGACAAGACTGAAAGACTCTGTCAGAGAACTCATCTGGTTGCTTAAGCAGTACAACATCGTCATTGTTGCCCTGAATGAGAGCAGGCTCTTTTAGGATGAAGGTTTCCTAAAAGAGGAAGCAGTAGGCTACACCTTTGCTCAGAAGGAAATCCTGCTGGTGGATCTTCACAGTGTGGGATTGGCAATCAGAAACACACCCCTCCCCATGTTCCTCTGACTTCTGTCTGTTCTGAGCATGAGCAGGTCATCACAAACAGACTGCTTCAGTCATTGTGACTGGTTTGTTAAATTGGTTTGTCAAATTTAACATGAAAATTCTTTCCAAAGAAATCCTTAACAAATATTCAGATTCATGTTATGTCAGAGTATCTGGAGATTTTGAACAAAGCAGTAAGATTTCTGACATAGTTTCCAACAACGTATCTTTGTGAAACTGGATTTTCTACATCTATGCCACGCAAAACGAAATATAGGAAGAGGCCGAGGGTTTTCCTAGACCTCCGTTTGCAGCTTTTCTCCCATCAGCCTGACATCCAGCACTTGGTATCCACCAAAAAACATTAGCTCTTTCATTAGGTGAGTAGgaaatatttaacattgtgtGTTTACTAGCTGTGTTAAGTGaattatacactcacacatacatggAACCCTTTCATATAGGCAAGTTACATTTGTAACTGAAGTTTTAAACACATAGGTTAAATACTATGGTGGGCCGCAGCATTCAACGCATTGAATGTTCCCAGGAGCACAGTGGGCTACATCATTGCGAAATGGAAGACGTTTGGAACTACAAGGACTTTACCTAGAGCTAGCCGTCTGACCAAACCCAGTAACCGGGCTAGAAGGGCCTTGGTCAGGGAGGTGACCCAGAACCCAATGGCCACTCTAACAGAGCTTCAGAAAGGAACCTGATGGAAAGGAAAACCATCTTAGAAAGGACTCAGAAAGCATGCGCAAAAAGATTCTCAGGTCTGATTTGGAAAAACTCTTCAATTTCCAAGCACTATGTCCTGTGAATCCAGGTACTACTCATCAGCTGGTTAACACCACTGCAGGCAAAAGGGGTGCTTCTAACAGCAGGGATGGGAAGTCTGTTCAGAATTGAGGTAAGAATAAATACAGAGTGTTCCATGAAGAAAACCTGCATCAGGGTGCACACAACCTCAGACTGGGGCGAAGGTTCACCGTTCAGCAGGACAACGACCCGAAGCATACAGCCAGAACAATGCTGGAGTGGCTTTGGGGcaagtctctgaatgtccttgagtggtTGAGCCAAAACCCAGCTTTGAACCCTGGAGAACTTGTGTAGAAAGAGCTGAAGATGTCAGTTAACAATGAACTGAATGAGCTTGAGATGATCTGCCAGGAGGAATGGGAAAGATGACACAAAAATCCATGTGTGCAGAAGCTGTAACTGCTTCTAAAGGTGCttctacaaagtactgaatGAAGGGTCTGAATAATTAGCTAAAAAAGATTttagttttagaattttaataaatctgCAAAAAGTCTAAAATCGTTTTTTTCACTATGGCATGTTCTGTAGTGattaatggacaaaaaaaattagttttaaatttaatttgtaacAAGTTATAAATCTATAACAAGTTGTTTAAAAAGTGAATGAGATCTGAATACTTACTTTCCAAACCCATTGTACATATATTTTTGAGggcaataataaaattattttatagtcagctacatttttctttttttctttagttgtTTCAACTGTCATGTGAAGCCATCACTTAAACCACAGGTCTTAGCTCAAACCTATGCAGCAACTGTCCATTTTTATCTTTTGAATGTTTTCCAACCACAGACCTGACACTTGGTACATTTGAATGCATAACACTTGAACTGTGAAAACTGACAGTTTCACCTGTGGCTCATCTGCTTCTGACCACCAGCCGCTTTCATACACTTTTTTTCAACTATTGCatttgcaaaaaacaaacaaaacaaaacaaaaaaacaacaaataacaagCTTGAAAAATATGTTCCTaataattttttgttaaaatgaagtCTAAATGTCTGATTGCTGTGCAACATTTATTGAGCAGTTCACACTACTGATTATcatataaacagatgaaaaactaaaaaaaaaaaaagtcttgctTTTGACCCCT includes:
- the LOC128317350 gene encoding H-2 class I histocompatibility antigen, D-37 alpha chain-like; this translates as NNFYSHTHTLQYLYTAFTTGRNVTAVGLVDGEQFVSYDSNIKKLIPKTEWIQKVEADDQHFTKVHPIFYFVHKPCVRMFLGIKWDSSIRSEASLFQKHSSSPAVVCHATGFFPKAVMISWQKDGEDVQEDVELRETLPNQDGSFQKRSILTVPAEELQKHTYTCVIQHSSLEKELVLPVRGGGSDGGSDGGQKCVIAAIVVVPMVLFAVAAGFVIWKKRKSGERKKETKNKFSRATGDIELELGSCHMDRDVRKELG